The genomic stretch AATTGTACGGGGATTATTACGGACTTTCCAGAAATAGCGTTCAAAATTCGAAGTCAGCTTCTAAGTAAATAAAAAAAGTGCTTACTTTATAGTGAGCACTTTCTTTGCATTTCTACCCGCATTCTGCAGTGGAAATTAACTATTCATTTTTAGAAGAGGATTATCTTTTTAAAAATTTACCTTGAACTTTGTTTCGTTTTCGATCCCTGAATAATACAAAGCTTCCAACTAAATAAAAACCGACACCTAAAGAAACAATTCCGATTAGTAATTGCAATGGAATATTAGGAATACCAAAAGAATGAATTAAAAAAACCGAGTCGCGAAGTAATTTAATGCCGATAACTGCTAAAGCTATTGGTACAACAATCACAACGAATGCTAACATACGTGTAAATGATTCTTTCATGTTAATTAATTCCTCCGATTAATAATAACAATATATAACAAAATTACATAATTCTCTTTCTTCATAATCTTATACAAGTATAGTGTTGTCAAGACTAATAAAACTTTTGAAATAGACGAAAGAATAACTTTATAGATATAATAGTCTAATGTGTTTAATAATTTGTTGAAATTAGTAGGTGAACTAAGATGAAACAAAACGTAATGATTGTCGGAATGGGAACTGGTGGAACAGCTGTATTAAAGCTGTTGTCACATTCCGATTTATTTCATGTAGTTGCAGTAGTAGATATGATAAAAGAGGCTAAAGGGTTAGAATATGCTAAAAGCTTAAATATACCAATACTAAAGGATTGGAAAGCTAATTTAACCGAGGATATTCATGTAGTAATTAATACAACTGGAGATGAAGCAATTTATCAGGAATTAATCGAACATAAAGCTAATCAAACTTTAGTTATTCCAGGTTCAGTTGCAAAAATGATTTCTGATCTTGTTCAAGAAAAAGAATCGCTTTTTAATTTAATTAATAATAAAAAAAGGCAGCAGGAATTAATTTTAGATAACACTCATGATGGAATGATTGTCGTAGATAAATGGGGGAAAGTTCTTTTATTTAATCGATCAGCAGAAAGAATGTTACATACTGATAAAGATGATGCAATTGGCAGGTATATATTAGATGTAGTGCCGACTAGTAAATTGCCAAGAGTGCTTCAAACGAAAAAAAAGGAAATTAATCAAGAGCACATATTAATTAATGGTAGCAAAATTTTTACAACGCGTATTCCAATATTCCGTGAAGATGGAGAACTTGAAGGTGCTATTTCTGTTTTTAAAGATGATACTGAAGTGCTAGATTTAGCTGAAGAAGTGACGAATTTAAAAGAAGTTTATAGCATGCTTGAAGCAGTCATTCAAAGTTCAGATGAAGCGATTTCGGTTGTGGATGAAAAAGGTAATGGAATTATTATTAATCCCGCATACACGAGATTAACTGGATTATCAAGTGAACAAGTTTTAGGAAAACATGCAACAATTGATATTGCTGAAGGAGAAAGTGTTCACGTAAAAGTATTGAAGACTAAGCAAGCTGTTCGTGGAGTGCGAATGAAAGTTGGAAAACAAAACCGAGATGTATTAGTTAATGTAGCACCTGTAATCGTTGATGGAGAATTAAAAGGAAGTGTTGGAGTAATCCATGATGTTTCCGAAATTTCTCAGTTAACAAATGAGTTACATAGAGCACGACAAATTATTAGAACATTAGAAGCAAAATATTCGTTTGAGGATATAGCTGGTGATTCTGAAGGTATTCGATTAGCGATTATGCAGGCTAAATTAGCTGCGAGTACTCCTGCTACAGTTTTGCTACGCGGAGAATCAGGAACAGGAAAAGAATTGTTTGCTCACGCGATCCATAATGAAAGCGATCGCAAATATAATAAATTTGTTCGCGTTAATTGTGCTGCCATTTCAGAAACTTTATTAGAAAGTGAATTATTTGGATATGAAGAAGGTGCATTTTCGGGAGCGAAACGTGGTGGGAAAAGAGGCCTGTTTGAAGAAGCTAATAATGGTAGTATTTTCTTAGATGAAATTGGAGAATTATCACCTGCCATGCAAGCCAAACTATTAAGGGTCCTACAAGAAAAAGAAATTAGACGTGTAGGTGGGACAAAGTCTATACCGATAAACGTGCGTGTGATTGCTGCGACGAATGTTCATTTGGAGGAAGCAATCATTGATGGAAAGTTTCGTGAGGATCTTTATTACCGATTGAATAAACTTCCTATCATTATTCCGGCACTAAAGGATCGAATAGAAGATATTTTACCAATTGGTGAGAGGCTCCTTTCGAAAATTAATCAAGACTACGGGCGTAATGTTGAAGGAATCTCAGTATCAGCATTAAAAAAATTAAACAGTTACAATTGGCCTGGGAATGTACGGGAATTGGAAAATGTGTTGGGAAGAGCAGTTATATTTATGAAGTTTAACGAAAAACAAATTTTACCTGAACATTTATCAGCAATTGTACAAGTTAAACATGATGTTCAATCTGCTGAACCAAACGAAACTGTACATTTTGAAGAAATAAGCTCCCTTGATGAAATGGTCATAAATTATGAAGGTGAAATCATTGAAAAGATATTACTAAAGAATAATGGCAATAAGACAAAGTCTGCAAAAGAGCTTGGGATATCGGTCAGAAATTTGTATTATAAATTAGAGAAATACCACACTGCAAAAAATAGCACGCAATAATTTGCGTGCTATGAATATTTTTGCATACAATTACTGTCATTTTTCAAAATATTGTTGTAGAATAGATTTTGTGGGTGTTACTAGTACCTGGTACTATAACGTTGGAAATGTAAGGCTTTTCAACTATTTTTAAAATAGTTCCATCCTTTTTGAAAAGTTGGCACGCTAATTGCTTTATATAGTGTGAGGGGATGAAAGGAAGGGCTTCAATGAATTTAAAAGATATAATGATACTCGCGAAAAGTCATTCAATGCAAACAGTAGCTGTAGCAGTAGCTGAAGATTTTGAAGTAAAAGAAGCAGTTTCATTAGCATTAGATAATGACTTAGCAAAATTTTTACTTTTCGGAAATGAGCAGACCATCTATGAAATGTATGAAGATTTATTAAAAAATGAACAATTTGCAGAAAAACTAACAATCGTTCATTCTAATACAAATAAAGAGGCTGCTAAAAATGCAGTTGTAGCTGTTCGCTCTGGCGAAGCTTCAATTGTAATGAAAGGTAATCTTTCATCTTCAGTTCTTCTGAAAGAAGTGTTGAATAAAGAATATGGCTTAAGAGATAAAGGCGTTTTATCACATGTAGCAATATTCGATGTACCAGGTAGAGAAAATGCAGTCATCGTAACTGATGCTGCAATGAACATTGCACCTACATTAGATCAAAAAGTGAAAATTGTTGAAAACAGTGTTGAAATTGCAAGGAAAGTAGGAATCGAAACCCCTAAGGTTGCTGTACTAGCAGCTGTTGAAGTAGTAAATCCTGCGATGCAAGTTACACTAGATGCAGCATCACTAACTGTCATGAATACAAGAGGACAAATTAAAAATTGTATTATTGATGGTCCATTAGCGCTTGATAATGCCATTTCTGTTGAAGCAGCTGAACATAAAGGTTTAACTGGAGAAGTAGCTGGGCGAGCTGATATTTTATTAGTGCCAACAATAGAAACTGGAAATATTCTATATAAATCTTTAGTCTTTATGGCTAACGCAGAAGTGGCTGCACTAATTGCTGGAGCTAAGGCACCGATTGTTTTAACTTCGCGTTCTGATTCAGCAATGACAAAGTTATATTCATTAGCATTAGCTATATGTAATTCTAAAAAATAAACTTACACATTTTAAGGGAGCTGTTATTACATGGAAATCTTCAAATACTTAGAAACTTACGATTATGAGCAAGTAGTTTTCTGCCAAGACAAAGAATCAGGATTAAAAGCGATTATCGCTATTCATGATACAACTTTAGGTCCAGCTTTAGGCGGAACTAGAATGTGGACTTACGAATCAGAAGAAGCTGCAATTGAAGATGCTCTACGTTTAGCAAAAGGTATGACTTATAAAAATGCTGCTGCTGGCTTAAACTTAGGTGGAGGAAAAACAGTAATCATCGGTGATCCACGTAAAGATAAAAACGAAGCAATGTTCCGTGCATTTGGACGTTATATTCAAGGCTTAAATGGACGTTATATTACTGCTGAAGACGTAGGTACTACTGTTGCTGACATGGATTTAATCCACGAGGAAACTGATTATGTTACAGGTATTTCACCTTCATTCGGTTCTTCAGGTAACCCATCTCCAGTTACTGCATTTGGTGTATACCGTGGGATGAAAGCTGCTGCAAAAGAAGCATTTGGTACAGACAGCTTAGAAGGTAAAAAAATTGCAATCCAAGGTGTTGGTAATGTTGCATACAGCCTATGCGAATACTTACATGAAGAAGGCGCACAATTAATCGTTACTGATATTAATAAAGAAGCAGTACAACGTGCGGTAGAAGCATTTGGAGCTACAGCAGTAGATCCTGATGATATTTACGGTGTTGAATGTGATATTTACGCTCCATGTGCATTAGGTGCGACTATTAACGATAAAACAATACCATTATTAAAAGCGAAAGTTATTGCAGGTTCTGCAAATAACCAATTAAAAGAAACTCGCCATGGTGATTTAATCCATGAATTAGGAATCGTTTATGCTCCTGACTACGTAATCAATTCAGGTGGAGTTATTAACGTTGCTGATGAGTTATACGGATATAACTACGACCGTGCAATGAAAAAAGTTGAAGGCTTATATGATAACATTGCAAAAGTTATTGAAATTTCAAAACGTGATGGTATTCCAACATATTTAGCTGCTGATCGTTTAGCTGAAGAACGTATTGCTACAATGGCAAAATCTCGTAGCCAATTCTTATCTAATGGTCACAACATCTTAAGCAGAAGATAATTAACTGATTTAAAAAATTCCTTTATTTTTTAGATGGAAAGAAAGAGTGGAGTAATAAAAGCTCTTTCTTTCTAGTTATAAAGGTAAGGTAAACTTAGAAGGGAGAGTGTTGACAAATGCATCGTATTTTAGTAATTAATCCTGGCAGCACATCCACAAAGGTTGGTGTATTTGATGATGAAAAACCAATTTTTGAACAAACAATACGCCATGACGATGAAGAAGTAAATAAATATAAAACAATAATTGATCAATATGAATTTAGAAAAAATGTTATTTTAGAGGTTTTACACAAAGAAGGAATTAACATTTCTAAATTAAGTGCTGTATGTGGCCGAGGTGGACTACTTAGACCAATCGAAGGTGGAACTTATGCAGTAAATGAAATCATGTTAGAAGATTTGAAAATTGGCTATAGTGGTCAGCATGCATCAAATCTTGGTGGAATCATTGCCAATGAAATTGCACAAGGGTTAAACATTCCAGCATTTATCGTTGATCCAGTAGTTGTTGATGAGTTAGAACCAGTAGCAAGAATCAGTGGACAATCACTTATGGAAAGAAGAAGTGTTTTCCATGCTTTAAACCAAAAGGCTGTTGCACGAAAAGTGTCAAAACAGTTAGAACAGTCATATAACGATTTAAATCTTATCATTGCCCATATGGGTGGTGGGGTGAGCGTTGGTGCTCATAAAAAAGGACGAGTAATTGACGTTAATAACGGTTTAGATGGTGAGGGTCCATTCAGCCCAGAACGTGCTGGAACTGTACCAATCGGTGATTTAATTAAACTTTGTTTCTCTGGTGACTACTATATTAACGAAGTTCAAAAAATGATGGTTGGTCAAGGTGGATTAGTGAGCTATCTTGGTACTGCAGATGCAATTAAGGTAGAAAACATGATTGAAGATGGCGATCAAAAAGCCGCTTTAGTATATGAAGCAATGGCTTATCAAGTTGCTAAAGAAATTGGTAGTGCCGCAGCAGTACTTGAAGGCGATATTGATGCAATTATCTTAACAGGTGGAATTGCTTATAGTGATTTTATTGTTAATGAAATTACAAAAAGAGTTAAATGGATGGCACGTGTAATTGTTTTACCAGGTGAAAATGAACTTCAAGCTCTTTGTGAAGGTGCACTTCGAGTACTTCGAGAAGAAGAAGAAGCAAAAATCTATCCTGGAGAAAATGCAGTTAAATCTTTAGTATAAATGTGAGGAGAATTTCATCATGGCAACAGAATATGATTTAGTCGTACTCGGTGGCGGTACAGGTGGCTACGTAGCTGCTATTCGTGCTTCTCAATTAGGATTAAAAGTAGCAGTAGTAGAAAAAAATAAACTAGGTGGTACTTGCTTACATGCAGGTTGTATTCCAAGTAAAGCATTACTACGTAGTGCTGAAGTTTTTTCAACTGCTAAGAAAAGTGAAGAGTTTGGTGTTGAAACATCAGGCGTAACTTTAAATTTTAGCAAAGTACAACAAAGAAAAGAAAATATCGTTGCCGGTCTTCATAAAGGTGTAGAACACTTAATGAAACAAGGTAAAATCGATGTATACAGTGGTTTAGGACGTATTTTAGGACCTTCAATTTTCTCTCCAATGCCTGGAACAATTTCTGTGGAGATGAACGATGGCAGCGAGAATGAAATGTTAATCCCTAAAAACGTATTAGTCGCAACTGGTTCAAGACCAAAGTCTTTACCTGGTTTAACAATTGATGGTGAGCATGTAATGTCATCTGATGAGGCGTTAAAAATGGAGTCTCTACCCGAGTCAATTATTATTGTTGGTGGCGGTGTAATCGGTATTGAGTGGGCTTCAATGTTAGCAGATTTTGGTGTTGATGTAACAGTAATCGAGTACAGTAAAACTATTTTACCTTTAGAAGACGAAGAAATTTCTAAAGAAATGACAAGATTATTAAAGAAAAAAGGAATCAAATTAGTTACAGATGCAAAAGTTTTAGCTGAAACTTTAGTTATCGATAATGGCGTAAGAATTAATGCGCTTCATAAAGATACTGAAAAATCATTCACTGCTGAAAAAATGTTAGTATCAGTTGGTCGTCAAGCAAATGTTGAAGGAATCGGCTTAGAAAATACTGACATCGTAGTTGAAAATGGTTTTATACAAACAAATGATTTCTACCAAACAAAAGAATCTCATATTTATGCGATTGGTGATGTAATTGGTGGTTTACAATTAGCTCATGTTGCTTCAAGAGAAGGTACTATTGCTGTTGAGCATATTGTAGGCAATACGCCACTTCCATTAGATCCAACTATGGTTAGTAAATGTGTATATAGTAATCCAGAGGTTGCATCAGTTGGTTTAACTGAGCGTGAAGCAAAAGAAAAAGGTTATAAAGTTAAAAAAGGTAAATTCTCTTTCCGTGCAATTGGTAAAGCATTAGTATATGGTGAACATGACGGATTCGTAAAAATAATTGTTGATGAAGAGACAAATGACCTTTTAGGTGTTCACATGATCGGACCACATGTTACTGATATGATTTCTGAAGCTGGATTAGCTCGAGTTTTAGACGCAACTGCATGGGAAATCTCTCATACAATTCATCCACATCCTTCATTATCTGAAGCGATTGGTGAAGCAGCACTTGCTGTTGAAGGATTAGCAATTCATTCTTAATAAACTATTGAAAAGTAGAGAACTAATCTCTACTTTTCATCTCAAAATATGATTTAAACGCTTCCACATTTTTTAAGTGGTAAAAGGGGGATATTTATGGAAAAGGTTACAACTACAAACCGTCATGAACAACTTGGTTTATCAAATGATGACGTTTTAAGTATGTATGAAACAATGCTTTTAGCACGTCGAATTGATGAGCGTATGTGGTTATTAAATCGTGCTGGTAAAATTCCGTTCGTTATTTCTTGTCAAGGTCAAGAAGCAGCGCAAGTTGGTGCAGCTTATGCATTAGATAATACAAAAGACTATGTATTACCTTATTACCGTGATATGGGTATTGTTTTACAATTCGGAATGACAGCAAAAGAATTAATGCTTTCTGGTTTTGCAAAAGCTGAAGATCCAAACTCTGGTGGCCGTCAAATGCCAGGTCACTTCGGACAAAAGAAAAACCGTATCGTTACAGGTTCTTCACCAGTTACAACGCAAGTACCTCATGCAGTAGGTGTAGCATTAGCTGGTAAAATGGAAGGTAAAGATATTGTATCATGGGTTTCTTTTGGTGAAGGTTCTTCAAACCAAGGTGATTTCCATGAAGGAGCTAACTTTGCTGGTGTACATAAGTTACCAGTAATTTTCATGTGTGAAAATAACAAATATGCAATCTCAGTACCTATTGAGAAACAATTAGCATGTGAAAATGTATCTGATCGTGCAATCGGATATGGTATGCCTGGTTTTACTGTTGATGGAAATGATCCATTAGAAGTTTACCGTGTAACAAAAGATGCAGCTGACCGTGCTCGTCGTGGTGAAGGTCCAACATTGATTGAAGCTGTATCATACCGATTAACTGCTCACTCAAGTGATGATGATGATCGTGTTTACCGTTCTCGTGAAGAAGTAGAAGAAGCAAAAAGTAAAGATTGTTTATTTACATTTGCTAAATACCTTCATGAAGTTGGTGTCTTAACTGAAGAATTAGAAAAAGAAATGGATACAAAAATCCGTGCAATCGTTGATGAAGCAACTGATTACGCAGAAAACGCTCCATATGCAGCACCTGAGCATGCAATGAAGTTTGTTTACGAAGAATAAGAGGGGGTAGGACAATATGGCAGTAATGTCTTATATAGATGCAGTAACTTTAGCGTTAAAAGAAGAAATGGAACGCGATCCAAAAGTATTCGTATTAGGGGAAGACGTTGGATTAAAAGGTGGAGTATTTAAAGCGACTAATGGTCTTTATGATCAATTCGGTGAAGACCGTGTTTTAGATACGCCACTTGCAGAATCTGCAATTGCAGGTGTAGGTATTGGTGCTGCAATGTACGGACTTAGACCAGTAGCTGAAATGCAATTCGCT from Arthrobacter citreus encodes the following:
- a CDS encoding Glu/Leu/Phe/Val dehydrogenase yields the protein MEIFKYLETYDYEQVVFCQDKESGLKAIIAIHDTTLGPALGGTRMWTYESEEAAIEDALRLAKGMTYKNAAAGLNLGGGKTVIIGDPRKDKNEAMFRAFGRYIQGLNGRYITAEDVGTTVADMDLIHEETDYVTGISPSFGSSGNPSPVTAFGVYRGMKAAAKEAFGTDSLEGKKIAIQGVGNVAYSLCEYLHEEGAQLIVTDINKEAVQRAVEAFGATAVDPDDIYGVECDIYAPCALGATINDKTIPLLKAKVIAGSANNQLKETRHGDLIHELGIVYAPDYVINSGGVINVADELYGYNYDRAMKKVEGLYDNIAKVIEISKRDGIPTYLAADRLAEERIATMAKSRSQFLSNGHNILSRR
- a CDS encoding DUF2627 family protein → MKESFTRMLAFVVIVVPIALAVIGIKLLRDSVFLIHSFGIPNIPLQLLIGIVSLGVGFYLVGSFVLFRDRKRNKVQGKFLKR
- a CDS encoding butyrate kinase codes for the protein MHRILVINPGSTSTKVGVFDDEKPIFEQTIRHDDEEVNKYKTIIDQYEFRKNVILEVLHKEGINISKLSAVCGRGGLLRPIEGGTYAVNEIMLEDLKIGYSGQHASNLGGIIANEIAQGLNIPAFIVDPVVVDELEPVARISGQSLMERRSVFHALNQKAVARKVSKQLEQSYNDLNLIIAHMGGGVSVGAHKKGRVIDVNNGLDGEGPFSPERAGTVPIGDLIKLCFSGDYYINEVQKMMVGQGGLVSYLGTADAIKVENMIEDGDQKAALVYEAMAYQVAKEIGSAAAVLEGDIDAIILTGGIAYSDFIVNEITKRVKWMARVIVLPGENELQALCEGALRVLREEEEAKIYPGENAVKSLV
- a CDS encoding sigma-54-dependent transcriptional regulator, whose product is MKQNVMIVGMGTGGTAVLKLLSHSDLFHVVAVVDMIKEAKGLEYAKSLNIPILKDWKANLTEDIHVVINTTGDEAIYQELIEHKANQTLVIPGSVAKMISDLVQEKESLFNLINNKKRQQELILDNTHDGMIVVDKWGKVLLFNRSAERMLHTDKDDAIGRYILDVVPTSKLPRVLQTKKKEINQEHILINGSKIFTTRIPIFREDGELEGAISVFKDDTEVLDLAEEVTNLKEVYSMLEAVIQSSDEAISVVDEKGNGIIINPAYTRLTGLSSEQVLGKHATIDIAEGESVHVKVLKTKQAVRGVRMKVGKQNRDVLVNVAPVIVDGELKGSVGVIHDVSEISQLTNELHRARQIIRTLEAKYSFEDIAGDSEGIRLAIMQAKLAASTPATVLLRGESGTGKELFAHAIHNESDRKYNKFVRVNCAAISETLLESELFGYEEGAFSGAKRGGKRGLFEEANNGSIFLDEIGELSPAMQAKLLRVLQEKEIRRVGGTKSIPINVRVIAATNVHLEEAIIDGKFREDLYYRLNKLPIIIPALKDRIEDILPIGERLLSKINQDYGRNVEGISVSALKKLNSYNWPGNVRELENVLGRAVIFMKFNEKQILPEHLSAIVQVKHDVQSAEPNETVHFEEISSLDEMVINYEGEIIEKILLKNNGNKTKSAKELGISVRNLYYKLEKYHTAKNSTQ
- the lpdA gene encoding dihydrolipoyl dehydrogenase is translated as MATEYDLVVLGGGTGGYVAAIRASQLGLKVAVVEKNKLGGTCLHAGCIPSKALLRSAEVFSTAKKSEEFGVETSGVTLNFSKVQQRKENIVAGLHKGVEHLMKQGKIDVYSGLGRILGPSIFSPMPGTISVEMNDGSENEMLIPKNVLVATGSRPKSLPGLTIDGEHVMSSDEALKMESLPESIIIVGGGVIGIEWASMLADFGVDVTVIEYSKTILPLEDEEISKEMTRLLKKKGIKLVTDAKVLAETLVIDNGVRINALHKDTEKSFTAEKMLVSVGRQANVEGIGLENTDIVVENGFIQTNDFYQTKESHIYAIGDVIGGLQLAHVASREGTIAVEHIVGNTPLPLDPTMVSKCVYSNPEVASVGLTEREAKEKGYKVKKGKFSFRAIGKALVYGEHDGFVKIIVDEETNDLLGVHMIGPHVTDMISEAGLARVLDATAWEISHTIHPHPSLSEAIGEAALAVEGLAIHS
- a CDS encoding thiamine pyrophosphate-dependent dehydrogenase E1 component subunit alpha; amino-acid sequence: MEKVTTTNRHEQLGLSNDDVLSMYETMLLARRIDERMWLLNRAGKIPFVISCQGQEAAQVGAAYALDNTKDYVLPYYRDMGIVLQFGMTAKELMLSGFAKAEDPNSGGRQMPGHFGQKKNRIVTGSSPVTTQVPHAVGVALAGKMEGKDIVSWVSFGEGSSNQGDFHEGANFAGVHKLPVIFMCENNKYAISVPIEKQLACENVSDRAIGYGMPGFTVDGNDPLEVYRVTKDAADRARRGEGPTLIEAVSYRLTAHSSDDDDRVYRSREEVEEAKSKDCLFTFAKYLHEVGVLTEELEKEMDTKIRAIVDEATDYAENAPYAAPEHAMKFVYEE
- the yqiS gene encoding phosphate butyryltransferase, translated to MNLKDIMILAKSHSMQTVAVAVAEDFEVKEAVSLALDNDLAKFLLFGNEQTIYEMYEDLLKNEQFAEKLTIVHSNTNKEAAKNAVVAVRSGEASIVMKGNLSSSVLLKEVLNKEYGLRDKGVLSHVAIFDVPGRENAVIVTDAAMNIAPTLDQKVKIVENSVEIARKVGIETPKVAVLAAVEVVNPAMQVTLDAASLTVMNTRGQIKNCIIDGPLALDNAISVEAAEHKGLTGEVAGRADILLVPTIETGNILYKSLVFMANAEVAALIAGAKAPIVLTSRSDSAMTKLYSLALAICNSKK